One Malassezia vespertilionis chromosome 6, complete sequence genomic window, AGAGGCACTCCTTGCTCGCTCTCCAATGCATCGTTTCCTCTGCAATCCTGGTTAGGATCTCTTGTACTTTGATCATGCATTGCATGGAAATTTTGGCCAAAATGACTGGTGTGGTATGCGGGTGATGACAGCACGGCAGTCTGAGGTGCAAACAGGCGTGCACGGTTTGGAGTAGAGGCATATTCTTGGTCTCCATTGGCGTAAGAACCTCGCCTGTACGCTTCATGCTCGGAGCTGTGGTATTGGGTAAAAGGAGGTATCCGCGCAGAGTCGtaatcgcgcgcgtgaaACATGGTTGGCGGGGATGGCAGACGTGCTTCGCGGCCGAATTGGAGTTGGTTTGGTGGCGCTGAGCAAGCGGGTTGATGGTTTTCGTGATTATACAGCATTTCTCGGGTGCGCGGCTGATCTGGATATGTGTCCAAGTGCAGATTTGGCGCCTTGGACATGGCGAGGGGACCACGACGCTGCATAATGGATCGGTACGTCGGCGTTTTCTCACCCGGGCCCTTGCTATGTTCGCTCGACTTGTCTAAGTCGCCATCGATCACCCTGCCAAGAGAGCGACGTTTGCGTGCGCGTTCTGGAGAAGAATCGTGGTGCACGTTCAAGCTACGCGCATGTTGTTCTTTTGGGTACGGTCCGACTGACCGGCGCATGTCGCTGGGGCGCGCGGCCGCATTCCCAGAGCTGTATGCGCCACGTCTGGAATGATCGTGCGATCCATTCACATCCCATGTCGTTCTGCGATCTGCGTTCGGGGAAACAGGGTGCCGCGCCAGTGGCGCATCCGCCGGGGTGCCCATCTCAGAGATCCTGGGTGAGGGCATTGGCGTAATTAAACAAACTGTAGACAACAACAGTTCGTCGGTAAGAATCTAAGCGAGCCAAGCGAGCATACACGTAATGCGTGTTTAAAAACTGactgcgctcgacgtgATTACGAGCCAAACGAGGAAACGGCGCAATACGATTGTCAAACCCTTGTGCGGAATAGTGAATTTTTTCTATGCAGCCGTCCCTGCAAAACCCTGTGAATCCCTGCGAAAcctgcgcaatgcattAATTACGCTATGATGACTAATCACGCACAGGCCTCGGTTcgcatgctgcagcaaatCTTTGCAGCATGCCATCGTCTACCGTGGAGGCGCAAGGCCGGGGTAATGGTATGGGCTCTGCATGGCGGGGATCCAGGTACGATGCCAAAATTCCGACTCCTGTTCAGATAGCGCGGGGTcatcttgcgcttcgagcatgcgcctgAGACTATCCTCTGGTACCAACGCCGGCTGCCACGGGTTGGGCGATGCAAGATGCAAAAGGGACcacactgcgccgcccaatGCATTGAGCTCTGCTTGGATAGATGTGCTATCCCCGCCTTGCTCGGCCAAGTAGACACCACGCAAATAGACTGCGCGCACACATAATAATAGAAActcggcatcgcgcaccaATGCTTCCCATCCACCACTTGGCGGCAAAtgtccacgcgcgcgtccaTAGAGCATAGGCTGTCCCTCCCGTGGGCTTGTCACATGGAATACCCACTGCATACCCTGGTCAGCCAACGCGCGGCGGGCATAGATGCGTGCGTTTGCCGTCAGTTTGTCTCTGCTCTCCCTTGCAGGCTGCCAATGGGCGACGAGCCAAGCATCGGTTCTTGTCAGTGCGGCAGACGCAAGCGAAGCGTAGATGGACGCTCTTGCACGCGAGATGGTATTGGACATATTTGTCGCGCCCTGTACTAGTGACGTGGATTGTTCGTACGGAACCCattccagcggcgcgtacggaattgaagcgcttgcagcatTGCTTACTGTCGTCGAGCTTGGTCCTTTTCCAAGCGGCTCAAATGCAGCAGCGGCCGTATTAAGACACTTTACGGCCAATGCACAATGCTCCCAGACCAGCGCGGCATTGGAAGGTGCCCCTTGACGGATACGGATGCCTGCCAATGCGTGTGCGTGGTCTCCAATGTCGCAAATATACGATACAATCGTTTCTTCTtcgcgctgccgcgctccacgcaCCGCGGTGAGAGACtgtggcggcggcgcgatggcAAGCAATGCGGTAGCGCGCTGCGAGACCTCTTGCTCTACAGCGTCGAGCGTTAGTGCATCGGCGGCCTCGGAAGGCCATGGTACTGCACCCGCAGCAGCGACTTccgatgcgcgctgcacggccgCAACACGCACAACAATCGCAGCCATGGTCAATGCCATACACTGATGATCCCATTCTTCCTCAGGGCTCTGAGAAGCGCCGAACCCAGGGGGAAGTGAAGCGATAAACGCATCTACGCTCGCTTGTATCCGCTGTGCCTCATGAACAAAATGTGCAATGGCATTGGCATCTTCTGCCTCACCGAGAAGGGCAGCCACGCATGCCAGCTCCTCGCTGTACGTCTCGAGCAAAGATGAAGGTGCGACGAGGGAAGATGTAAATGCGTCCGCAAACCCACTCGTGTCCGGCACAGGCGAAGAGGGCATGCTGGGAACAGATGTGCCGCTTTCGCCCATTGGTACTTGTGCGGAGAGCACGGCAGTTTGCCCTTGAGCTGTTTCGTGAAGCAAGTGGAGTGCCTGAGTATACAGAAGAAAAGGCGTAGGCGTaggcgccgtgctgggcAAGTGCTGCTGGGTAAGCTCGCTCAGTGCACGGAGCGCCGGCGAAAGATCGGTAGGCCCAAGCCCAAATTCGTAGTACAGTTCTCCGAGCGCCTGGAGAGCACTCGCACAATTTGACATGACGTCGAGCCGCGAGGCGTCGGGTATACCATCGTGTACATGTGGCGCACATCGCAATGCATCCACGTACAAGTGAACAGCGGTGCATAATGCATTGTCAGCAGCGGACGGCGACAAGAACTCGGTGCCTAACACATATTGCACTCGTGCCCTGCAATAAGTAGAAAAGAATACGTACGCATTGTATAGCGCGTCGACGGACTGCGGCGCATATTCTATCGCGCGTGCATAAAATGCAAACGCTTGCTCATAATGACTCTTGTCAGATGGAATGCATCACGTACCGCTGCGCCTTTTCTCCGGTCGAAAAACGCTCACCCCGCTCCTCTTGGCCCACACCTTCATCCATGCACGCCTCGAACGAGTCTGCCTCCTTCTTGCGCCACGTACCTTTCTCCTTGCGAACGCGCATGCTTGGAAGAAGAAAGGGTTGGTGTCAATATTACTAAGCTGTCTGCAGAAGGCACGGACGCAACGCGCCCATTGTCACAacgtgcagctgcgacgGTGAAAGGTGTGGCTTTACCATGGCACCCGAGCCTGAAAATGGCAAGGATGCATACGCAGCATGCATGGCAGATATCGGCGATCCGCACATGATGCatccgctgcgccgcatcgtcATAGGACCACTACCTGCCAGCATGGtgtcgtcgcgcaccttgaTTGAAGCTGCGCGGGAAACCCATGCTCCGGTGGACGACATCCTTGCAGAGGATCCTTCAACTTCGGATGTCCAGTCGCCGTTTCCGCGACTGTTTCGCCAACGATCGATGTCTAcattgccgcgcacgccgacgctggcgcgcaCTAAAGATCTGCGGCACTCGGCCAGCACGAGTTCGCTGGCAGAGGGTGCATTCAACTTGCAGCCACGGATTATGACGCAGGCGATGGAACCGCTAGCAGAAGAGCCGCTCTCGTACACGGATGACGTGTCGGAACTGCCCCCCAACATACGTTCTGTCCCACCGCGCTCACAACGCCAATCACGACGTACACAGTCTGGGGCATCGCTGCAGGATACGTTTTCCGCAAGCTCTGATGCTTTGCCAAAAGACTACGGCTTGGGAAAGCACCGCCGTCGATTTCCAACGGGGTGGAAGCATTACGCGCGCCGACATGACTCTCGTGAAACGCAAGCGAGCAGTCCGTATGGGCATTCTATACGCAACACTTCACAAACCTACTATCATGACCGCAATTTTAGCCAGTACTCGATGCGCAGTGCTCCGCCGCCCATGTATCTCTTTCGTGACGAGCAGTTCCAATGGCTCTCCtcgcgtgcacagcgcgacTTGGAGTATTATACTGCGGTTCCCGCGATGCATCACCGTATGTTGGGCTCTTCCTTTGAGGTCGGGGCCAAGTTTTATGAGGAGCTAGACAAGACGTTTTTGCAGCCCcaaaaagcagcgcgcgagcaaagGCTTGTTTGgccgcacaggcgcgcgaatTCGGGAGCACAAGGACCCAATAGCGCGCCCATGCAACACACACAGAATGATGCACACCTTGATACCTCCATGCCTCGAGCCTCGACCATACCCACAAGCGCACCTCTTTCTGCACCCCAGCcaggcgcgccaaaagagcCTCCAGAAGACCAAGAAGTGGCGTCGGTTCAACGTGCGCGCACCGTTGCTGTCGCTAAGCCAGAAAATGCCGGCGATCTCAATGATAAATGGAGCGATGCGCAACGGCAAGTGCAGCGAGGCAAGTCGCTGGTGGGCAAACCTGGAAAACGATCCGTGGTAATGGAGCGACTCGAGCAAGAGATTGCAGACATTAAAAGCCAAGCGGCACCGACTCGTTTCAATCTGCCGAATCCCGACGCTGCACCCAACCAAGACACAGCTGATGTACATGATGCGTGCAGCCGCAactctgcgccgcgcaagtcgaACGCATGCAGCGAAACGGCGAGCCATGCATGTACGTCGAGTGCAGATCGGTCACGCAGCAGCAATTCGGCGCACACCCGTTCCGAGGCATCCGACAAAAGCTCTCTGGATTCCATTCCGGCAACGCCCACGGTTGTCATTCCCACCAAGGCCACAAAATCGTCCAAATCCATTTTTCTTGACAATAAATCGGTCCGCCCC contains:
- a CDS encoding uncharacterized protein (EggNog:ENOG503PKK5); the encoded protein is MRVRKEKGTWRKKEADSFEACMDEGVGQEERGERFSTGEKAQRHYEQAFAFYARAIEYAPQSVDALYNAARVQYVLGTEFLSPSAADNALCTAVHLYVDALRCAPHVHDGIPDASRLDVMSNCASALQALGELYYEFGLGPTDLSPALRALSELTQQHLPSTAPTPTPFLLYTQALHLLHETAQGQTAVLSAQVPMGESGTSVPSMPSSPVPDTSGFADAFTSSLVAPSSLLETYSEELACVAALLGEAEDANAIAHFVHEAQRIQASVDAFIASLPPGFGASQSPEEEWDHQCMALTMAAIVVRVAAVQRASEVAAAGAVPWPSEAADALTLDAVEQEVSQRATALLAIAPPPQSLTAVRGARQREEETIVSYICDIGDHAHALAGIRIRQGAPSNAALVWEHCALAVKCLNTAAAAFEPLGKGPSSTTVSNAASASIPYAPLEWVPYEQSTSLVQGATNMSNTISRARASIYASLASAALTRTDAWLVAHWQPARESRDKLTANARIYARRALADQGMQWVFHVTSPREGQPMLYGRARGHLPPSGGWEALVRDAEFLLLCVRAVYLRGVYLAEQGGDSTSIQAELNALGGAVWSLLHLASPNPWQPALVPEDSLRRMLEAQDDPALSEQESEFWHRTWIPAMQSPYHYPGLAPPR